The DNA sequence CACCGAGATATAACCATAAGCAAGattacaagattttttttttactgtcCCTAACAGAGTTGCAGCCATATTTTTCAATTGAACAAACATGCATCTACATATGTAATTTAGGAAAAACATTGAATTTATTCAAACTTACAGTGGATAGCACCAATGGCTGATGCTGGGGTAAATCAATATACATTCCATATAGAGCCTGTAGATAATGTGGAGCAAGTTTGTAGAAAAATCAAAGAAAATGGCATGAAGGTGAGATCATTCTTACTATACATGTTATTTACTACTTTTTTATGTGACTGTCATTTAGTTCATATTCAATAGCATTAATGTAACAATAGAGAAGAGATATTACTTTTACtggattaaaatacaatatatcaaagaaaaatctatgtagtaactcaggccccggaaccacagacacttggggctcaatgggttaattgACCTTGACATATTTTTCAGGTTGGTGTAGCTATTAAACCAGGAACCCCAGTCTCAGAAGTGGAGAAATATATATCCATAGCAGATATGGTGCTAATTATGACGGTAGAACCTGGTTTCGGAGGCCAGAAGTTCATGGAGGACCAGATGGAGAAAGTTCGCTACTTGAGGGAACAATATCCTCTTTTGGATATAGAGGTGGATGGGGGGGTTGGTCCTGCTACTATAGGATGTTGTGCTAGTGTAAGTTTCTTGTTATAATTGAAGAAAATATGGCAAGTTACTAAAAAAATAGCTTTTGAGTTGCATAGTAagaaaatctaatttttttcttataaaattaaattaacaaagtATTACAATTGTTAAGCAAGtgctttcagttttatttatttatttccattgagaattatttctttagaaatacaagcttagttatattttatagaattactaaatacaattacaattacaaaattttaaaaaatatacaattacttatgtaatattttcaacgtCCTACTATACTGTTATGTGAATACTATAAgaatataaagaatttaattttatttgcaggCTGGAGCAAATATGATTGTATCGGGGACTGCCGTCACTGGGTCAAAAGATCAAGCCGTAACTATCAAACTATTGAGAGATACAGTGCGGAAGGCCATTCTAAAATAGCTCATACCAAGTTTAACATAAATcgaatattattgttaagtaCTTAAAGTACACATTCCTATAAGCATAGTCTTCCATTTTGATAGGTTAtggttgaataaaaattttattttttttcatttttgttttttttttttatttaatcaaatttacttaaatctatattattagCAACCGAATTTGTATTGTCAACCTTTTGCACAGGATAAGTAGAACTGGTAGCGATTCCAGTATCTTTGAAGACCATAGGAGCGTTTTTAGGGtttaatttagtttgaagG is a window from the Colias croceus chromosome 7, ilColCroc2.1 genome containing:
- the LOC123693430 gene encoding ribulose-phosphate 3-epimerase; amino-acid sequence: MSRHLKALIGPSILNSDLSKLYEESQKLLDNGADYLHLDVMDGQFVPNLTFGHPVVKCLRSRIKDAFFETHMMVANPEQWIAPMADAGVNQYTFHIEPVDNVEQVCRKIKENGMKVGVAIKPGTPVSEVEKYISIADMVLIMTVEPGFGGQKFMEDQMEKVRYLREQYPLLDIEVDGGVGPATIGCCASAGANMIVSGTAVTGSKDQAVTIKLLRDTVRKAILK